A window of the Pogona vitticeps strain Pit_001003342236 chromosome 4, PviZW2.1, whole genome shotgun sequence genome harbors these coding sequences:
- the HEY1 gene encoding hairy/enhancer-of-split related with YRPW motif protein 1, which produces MATQSPLWPGAPGAPPRPPLPRVRGEAWERDGGDAGRGRGRGRPAAAAAAAWGAESALLSWRRGIAATHPLARRGSLPAVFRLVAQKPGSMKRAHPDYSSSDSEELDEPIEVEKESADENGNLSSAPGSMSPTTTSQILARKRRRGIIEKRRRDRINNSLSELRRLVPSAFEKQGSAKLEKAEILQMTVDHLKMLHTAGGKGYFDAHALAMDYRSLGFRECLAEVARYLSIIEGLDTSDPLRVRLVSHLNNYASQREAASSSHAGLGQIPWGNAFGHHPHISHQLLLSQNGHTSTNGTISSAEGHHPSRNAAPHAESSSLRLPPTGGIGPVLPVVTSASKLSPPLLSSMASLSAFPFPFGSFHLLSPNTLSPSTPAQSASLGKPYRPWGTEIGAF; this is translated from the exons ATGGCTACACAGAGTCCTCTGTGGCCGGGAGCGCCTGGCGCTCCTCCCCGCCCGCCCCTCCCTCGGGTAAGAGGCGAAGCGTGGGAACGGGATGGGGGAGACGCgggcagagggagagggagagggcggccagcggcggcggcggcggcggcgtggggAGCGGAGAGCGCGCTGTTGAGCTGGCGCCGGGGGATCGCCGCCACCCACCCGCTCGCTCGCCGCGGCAGCCTTCCAGCGGTGTTCCGGCTGGTAGCCCAGAAGCCAGGGAGCATGAAGCGGGCTCACCCGGACTACAGCTCTTCCGACAGCGAGGAGTTGGACGAGCCCATCGAGGTGGAAAAAGAGAGCGCGGACGAGAATGG aaaCTTGAGCTCTGCTCCGGGTTCCATGTCTCCAACCACCACTTCCCAGATCTTGGCTAGGAAAAGACGCCGAGGA ATCATTGAGAAGCGTCGCAGGGATCGGATTAACAATAGCCTGTCTGAGCTAAGGAGGCTGGTGCCGAGTGCCTTTGAAAAGCAG ggatcgGCCAAACTGGAAAAAGCCGAAATCTTGCAGATGACTGTGGATCATCTGAAAATGTTGcacacagcaggagggaaag gtTATTTTGATGCTCATGCACTTGCTATGGACTACAGGAGTCTAGGTTTTCGAGAATGTTTGGCTGAAGTTGCCCGTTATCTGAGCATCATTGAGGGCCTAGACACTTCCGATCCTCTTCGTGTCCGCCTCGTGTCTCACCTGAATAATTATGCCTCTCAACGGGAAGCAGCAAGCAGCTCTCATGCAGGGCTTGGACAGATTCCATGGGGCAATGCTTTTGGACATCACCCCCACATCTCCCACCAATTGCTGCTGTCTCAGAATGGGCATACGTCTACAAATGGCACCATCTCTTCTGCAGAAGGCCATCATCCAAGCAGAAATGCGGCTCCTCATGCTGAATCATCGTCATTGAGACTGCCCCCTACGGGTGGCATTGGACCAGTGCTTCCTGTAGTCACTTCTGCTTCTAAACTCTCTCCCCCTTTGCTGTCCTCCATGGCTTCCCTTTCtgcgtttccttttccttttggttCGTTCCATCTGTTGTCCCCTAACACTCTCAGTCCATCCACGCCAGCACAATCTGCCAGCCTGGGCAAGCCTTACAGACCATGGGGGACTGAGATTGGTGCATTCTAA